The following are from one region of the Paraglaciecola sp. L1A13 genome:
- a CDS encoding DUF4932 domain-containing protein: MKYILLVLLLFSIRITQAGEHYIILERPNFVLVQDDFFSQDLDFNLLPESKVMSLTYWGSNPKFEIKYGGENLFVSEKGNSFERVHLQFGEKIKTISFNIQTNPAIYTEEYMQSHRGKVSVETPEVYELSNIILALADEFHQENYKMYAKGKYYSDVLAWFSTFKDHEIFMRLNDVDYYSFVENAAAYVFRGDEIQESPVYKGFRAIDNVKDNISVLEDFAKKSDFKTFYKQHHEYYSTLSNTFQSGAKPKNIWRWLEVNFPGRYQSYKVFFSPLGPGNNSSRMFSNNDFNESIMFISAPNRYENDEVPLSIQTLEFTRSFFTEIDHTYVNPISDKFLGDINTALVDLKPWYKGGGYNKPYLTFNEYMTWSMVSLYAIDNYSAQEYKYIKNYTEEFMVNKRGFYKFKAFNNELIRLYINKSANKKITDLYPEIISWISKNSKSS; encoded by the coding sequence ATGAAATATATACTGTTAGTTTTATTGCTTTTCTCAATTAGGATAACGCAAGCAGGTGAGCATTATATAATTTTAGAAAGACCTAATTTTGTGTTGGTTCAGGATGATTTCTTTAGTCAGGATTTGGATTTTAACTTACTACCTGAAAGTAAAGTAATGAGCTTAACTTATTGGGGGAGTAACCCGAAGTTTGAAATTAAATATGGTGGTGAGAATTTATTTGTTTCAGAAAAAGGTAACAGTTTCGAACGGGTACATTTACAGTTTGGTGAAAAGATAAAAACAATTTCATTTAATATTCAGACTAATCCCGCTATTTATACTGAAGAATATATGCAATCACACAGGGGGAAAGTTAGTGTTGAGACGCCGGAAGTTTATGAGCTGAGTAACATAATCTTAGCTTTAGCGGATGAGTTTCATCAAGAAAATTATAAAATGTACGCCAAAGGAAAATATTATTCGGATGTTCTAGCATGGTTTTCAACATTTAAAGACCATGAAATATTTATGAGACTGAATGATGTTGATTATTATTCCTTCGTCGAAAATGCTGCAGCCTATGTGTTCAGAGGTGATGAAATACAAGAGTCCCCTGTATATAAAGGCTTTCGAGCGATTGATAATGTCAAAGACAATATTAGCGTATTAGAAGACTTCGCAAAGAAGAGTGATTTCAAAACGTTTTATAAGCAACATCATGAGTATTACTCAACCTTGAGTAATACATTTCAATCAGGTGCCAAGCCAAAAAATATTTGGCGATGGTTGGAAGTTAATTTTCCTGGGAGGTACCAAAGTTACAAGGTTTTCTTTTCTCCATTGGGCCCAGGTAATAATAGTTCTCGGATGTTTTCTAATAATGATTTTAATGAATCTATTATGTTTATTAGTGCACCTAACCGCTATGAAAATGATGAAGTCCCTTTATCCATTCAAACGTTAGAATTTACTCGCTCATTTTTTACTGAAATTGATCATACGTACGTTAATCCAATTTCAGATAAATTTTTAGGCGATATAAATACTGCTTTGGTCGATTTAAAACCCTGGTATAAAGGTGGTGGATACAATAAACCGTATTTGACGTTTAATGAGTATATGACTTGGTCAATGGTATCTTTATATGCAATTGATAATTATTCTGCGCAAGAATATAAGTATATTAAAAACTATACTGAAGAATTCATGGTAAATAAGAGAGGTTTCTATAAATTTAAAGCATTTAATAATGAACTTATTCGCTTGTATATAAATAAATCTGCAAATAAAAAAATTACCGATCTTTACCCAGAAATCATAAGTTGGATAAGTAAAAATTCAAAAAGCTCATAG